A stretch of Zonotrichia leucophrys gambelii isolate GWCS_2022_RI chromosome 19, RI_Zleu_2.0, whole genome shotgun sequence DNA encodes these proteins:
- the PROCA1 gene encoding protein PROCA1, translated as MPGASFSRRGPLRAGGCAGRARHGAGVCGRLVTGPGTSPHRLPQQRGRSHGRAEPFPAGRAAGAAAAPRLCGTLRAVPGRAKPCRAAPRGRAALLYKAAPRRRAARCHVRPGAALPPPPPPPPLLPPAAACPGAAQPGRPRARRGLTYPGTLWCGAGSNADSYEQLGEHRDTDRCCREHDHCQHVIHPFTARYGYRNLRWHTISHCDCDLRLKQCLRRVNDTASRAVGQAFFNVIQVPCFEFTYREECVEPYLYVWCRAYNTVAVAVPREPVLYEFGGELIDRAARPRGVPLSPPWDHHELPGDHHTGTAPKAGKKERKRKKDKKNKGKGLKKKGSSEKRVRSHPAGPADPWALLPSSNTILSDAPAREGAGREPVPATPSPVPTTSGKRRRKERNRKKRLKSKTEAEPA; from the exons atgccGGGAGCATCGTTCTCCCGTCGGGGGCCGCTCCGGGCCGGGGGCTGTGCGGGGCGGGCGCGTCACGGGGCGGGGGTTTGTGGCCGGCTCGTTACCGGCCCCGGCACATCACCCCACCGGCTGCCACAGCAACGGGGCCGGTCCCACGGCAGGGCTGAGCCCTTTCCCGCGGGACgtgcggcgggagcggcggcagcgccccGGCTCTGCGGGACCCTCCGCGCCGTGCCGGGCCGTGCCAAGCCGTGCCGGGCCGCCCCGCGTGGGCGGGCTGCGCTGCTCTATAAGGCGGCCCCACGGCGGAGAGCGGCGCGGTGCCATGTGCGccccggggctgctctgccgcctcctcctcctcctcctcctcttcttcctcctgctgccgcCTGCCCCGGAGCGGCCCAGCCGGGacggccccgcgcccgccgcgggCTCACCTACCCCGGGACGCTGTGGTGCGGGGCGGGCAGCAACGCGGACAGCTACGAGCAGCTGG GGGAGCACCGGGACACGGATCGCTGCTGCCGGGAGCACGACCACTGCCAGCACGTCATCCACCCGTTCACGGCGCGCTACGGCTACCGCAACCTGCGCTGGCACACCATCAGCCACTGCGACTGCGACCTCCG GTTGAAGCAGTGCCTGCGGCGGGTGAACGACACGGCCTCGCGCGCGGTGGGCCAGGCCTTCTTCAACGTCATCCAGGTGCCCTGCTTCGAGTTCACCTACAGGGAGGAGTGTGTGGAGCCCTATCTCTATGTCTG GTGCAGGGCGTACAACACGGTGGCTGTGGCGGTGCCCCGAGAGCCGGTGCTGTATGAGTTTGGGGGAGAGCTCATCGACAGGgcagccaggcccaggggagtccccctgagccccccgtGGGATCATCATGAGCTCCCAGGGGATCATCACACCGGGACAGCCCCCAAGGCAGGcaagaaagagaggaagaggaagaaagataAGAAGAATAAGGGGAAAGGTCTGAAAAAGAAAGGCTCTTCTGAAAAGAGGGTGCGGAGCcatcctgctggccctgctgatccctgggccctgctgccaTCATCCAACACCATCCTGAGCGATGCCCCAGCACGGGAGGGAGCGGGCAGGGAGCCAGTGCCAGCcactccctcccctgtccccaccaccagcgggaagaggaggaggaaggagaggaacaGAAAGAAGAGGCTGAAAAGTAAAACTGAGGCTGAGCCTGCatga
- the LOC135455774 gene encoding adenine phosphoribosyltransferase-like gives MDLCHVPATQEKGWYLALMAPNVKGPNYAWLDPSRLYCHPQGLQDCVADLLQPFQGDAIDMVAGIDAMGFILGAAAAATLRKGFLAIRKAGHLCVHTEAQPYSDYSGQQKLMEIRTDAITPGLRILLVDQWVETGGTMRAAIELVERLGGVVAGVAAICMENSEGGKWIQERYKCSHCVPPRLQPHFDQHQLGWD, from the exons ATGGACCTGTGCCACGTCCCTGCCACCCAGGAGAAGGGCTGGTACCTGGCACTGATGGCTCCCAACGTCAAAGGTCCCAACTATGCCTGGCTGGACCCGTCCCGGCTCTACTGCCACCCGCAA GGCTTGCAGGACTGCGTGGCCgacctgctgcagcccttccagGGAGATGCCATCGACATGGTGGCCGGCATCGACGCCATGGGCTTCATCCTGG GCGCTGCAGCCGCTGCCACCCTGCGCAAAGGCTTCCTGGCCATCCGCAAGGCCGGGCACCTGTGCGTGCACACGGAGGCTCAGCCCTACAGCGACTACTCGGGCCAGCAGAAGCTGATGGAGATCCGCACTGATGCCATCACACCAG GCCTGCGCATCCTCCTGGTGGATCAGTGGGTTGAAACTGGGGGCACCATGAGAGCGGCCATCGAGCTGGTGGAGCGGCTGGGCGGGGTCGTGGCAG GGGTTGCTGCCATCTGCATGGAGAACAGCGAGGGAGGGAAGTGGATCCAGGAGCGCTACAAGTGCTCCCACTGCGTCCCCCCACGCCTGCAGCCCCACTTTgaccagcaccagctgggctgggactga
- the RAB34 gene encoding ras-related protein Rab-34, producing MNVLAPVRRDRVIAELPACFRKEAALHARPAFHPTVAGACQEQRTGTVGFKISKIIVVGDLSVGKTCLINRFCKDTFDKNYKATIGVDFEMERFEVLGVPFSLQLWDTAGQERFKCIASTYYRGAQAIVIVFDVNDVGSLEHTRQWLADALKENDPSNVILFLVGSKKDLSTPAQYSLMEKDALKVAQEMQAEYWAVSSLTGENVRDFFFRVAALTFESSVLAELERGSGARSIGDTVRISSKESDLYLSTPRKKPKCCQ from the exons ATGAACGTGCTGGCCCCGGTGCGCAGGGACCGGGTCATCGCCGAGCTGCCCGCG TGTTTCCGCAAGGAGGCCGCCCTGCACGCCCGCCCCGCCTTCCACCCCACGGTGGCCGGAGCCTGCCAGGAGCAGCGGACGGGCACCGTGGG GTTCAAGATATCCAAGATCATCGTGGTGGGCGATCTCTCGGTGGGGAAAACATGCCTGATCAATCG GTTTTGCAAGGACACTTTTGACAAGAACTACAAGGCGACCATCGGCGTGGATTTCGAGATGGAGCGGTTCGAGGTGCTGGGGGTGCCCTTCAGCCTGCAGCT GTGGGACACGGCCGGCCAGGAGCGTTTCAAGTGCATCGCCTCCACCTACTACCGGGGAGCACAGG ccaTCGTCATTGTCTTCGATGTCAACGACGTGGGGTCCCTGGAGCACACACG GCAGTGGCTGGCTGACGCCCTGAAGGAGAACGACCCATCCAACGTGATCCTCTTCCTGGTGGGCTCCAAGAAGGATCTGAGC ACCCCGGCCCAGTACAGCCTGATGGAGAAGGATGCCCTCAAGGTGGCCCAGGAGATGCAGGCCGAGTACTGGGCTGTGTCCTCGCTCACTG GGGAGAACGTGCGGGATTTCTTCTTCCGAGTGGCGGCGCTGACCTTTGAGAGCAGCGTGCTGGCCGAGCTGGAGCGCGGCAGCGGCGCCCGCAGCATCGGCGACACCGTGC GGATCAGCAGCAAGGAGAGCGACCTGTACCTGTCCACGCCCCGCAAGAAACCCAAGTGCTGCCAGTGA
- the RPL23A gene encoding large ribosomal subunit protein uL23, which translates to MAPKAKKEAVPPKTEAKAKALKAKKAVLKGVHSHKKKKIRTSPTFRRPKTLRLRRQPKYPRKSAPRRNKLDHYAIIKFPLTTESAMKKIEDNNTLVFIVDVKANKHQIKQAVKKLYDIDVAKVNTLIRPDGEKKAYVRLAPDYDALDVANKIGII; encoded by the exons ATGGCGCCCAAGGCGAAGAAGGAGG CTGTGCCTCCGAAGACAGAGGCTAAGGCAAAGGCGCTGAAGGCCAAGAAGGCCGTCCTGAAGGGGGTCCACAGccacaagaagaagaagatccGCACGTCGCCCACATTCCGCAGGCCCAAGACGCTGCGGCTGCGGAGGCAGCCCAAGTACCCCCGGAAAAGCGCCCCACGGAGAAACAA GCTGGACCATTATGCCATTATCAAGTTCCCTCTGACCACAGAATCAGCGATGAAGAAGATTGAGGATAACAACACTCTGGTGTTCATCGTGGATGTCAAGGCAAACAAGCACCAGATCAAACAGGCTGTCAAGAAGCTGTATGATATCGATGTGGCCAAGGTCAACACGTTGATCAG GCCTGATGGAGAGAAGAAAGCTTACGTCCGACTGGCTCCTGACTATGATGCACTGGATGTGGCCAACAAG ATTGGAATCATCTAA
- the TLCD1 gene encoding TLC domain-containing protein 1 translates to MGPGWRAASAALVGGGVAIFAALRRLALAVPQPAAVRSRPGRVWRWRNLLVSFAHSVLAGLWALFSLWHSPELLSDIQDGYSVSGHLLVCFSSGYFIHDTLDIIFNHQSRSSWEYLVHHAMAISAFVSLIITGRFLVAAVLLLLVEVSNIFLTVRMLLKMSNVPSPALYEANKYINLVVYFAFRLAPQAYLTCYFLRHVELQGQGAFLTANLLLLDAMILMYFSRLLRSDFFPSLRKGSAGRDVDGEKFLID, encoded by the exons ATGGGCCCGGGCTGGCGGGCGGCCTCGGCGGCGCTGGTGGGCGGCGGCGTGGCGATCTTCGCGGCACTGCGCCGCCTGGCCCTGGCCGTGCCACAGCCCGCCGCCGTAAGGAGCCGTCCCGGCCGCGTCTGGCGCTGGAGGAATCTCCTCGTCTCTTTCGCACACTCCGTGCTGGCGGGGCTATGGGCCCTCTTCAG CCTCTGGCACTCTCCGGAGCTGCTCTCCGACATCCAGGACGGCTACAGCGTCTCAGGGCACCTGCTGGTCTGCTTTTCCTCAG GCTACTTCATCCATGACACCCTTGACATCATCTTCAACCATCAGTCCCGCTCCTCTTGGGAGTACCTGGTGCACCATGCTATG gccATCTCTGCCTTCGTCTCACTCATCATCACAGGCCGCTTCCTGGTGGCAgcggtgctgctgctgctggtggaggtGAGCAACATCTTCCTGACGGTGCGCATGCTGCTGAAGATGAGCAACGTGCCTTCCCCGGCGCTCTACGAGGCCAACAAATACATCAACCTGGTGGTGTACTTCGCCTTCCGCCTGGCGCCCCAGGCTTACCTCACCTGCTACTTCCTCCGCCACgtggagctgcagggccagggtgcCTTCCTCACTGCCAACCTCCTGCTGCTCGATGCCATGATCCTCATGTACTTCTCCCGCCTCCTCCGCTccgattttttcccctccctgcgCAAAGGCTCTGCGGGGAGAGATGTAGACGGTGAGAAGTTTCTGATAGACTGA
- the NEK8 gene encoding serine/threonine-protein kinase Nek8 isoform X1, whose protein sequence is MEKYERIRVVGRGAFGIVHLCLRKADQKLVILKQIPVEQMSKDERLAAQNECQVLKLLSHPNVIEYYENFLEDKALMIAMEYAPGGTLAEFIHKRCNSLLDEDTILHFFVQILLALHHVHTKQILHRDLKTQNILLDKHRMIVKIGDFGISKILSSKSKAYTVVGTPCYISPELCEGKPYNQKSDIWALGCVLYELASLKRAFEAANLPALVLKIMSGTFAPISDRYSPDLRQLILSMLNLDPSKRPQLNEIMAQAICIRPLLNLYTDVGSVKMRRPEKPLAPVPTVTHSRTEGRASSARQRGARRGSGRTGIPPPLSSIYTWGSGITTPLRLPMLNTEVVQVSAGRTQKAGVTKSGRLILWEAPPMGAAGGPSLPGATEQLQPQFVSRFLEGQSGVTIKHVSCGDLFTACLTDRGIIMTFGSGSNGCLGHGNFTDVSQPKIVEALLGYEMVQVACGASHVLAVSNEREVFAWGRGDNGRLGLGTLECHNCPQQVTVPPEHEAQRVICGIDSSMVLTVKNQILACGSNRCNKLGLDRISSAEEPSPEDQVEEATVFVCAQSAPLNQEPIVCADIGTAHSAAVTASGHCYTFGSNQHGQLGTNSCRNSRVPHLVVGLETMKVTVVACGDAFTVAIGADGEVCTWGKGARGRLGRKDEETGVPRPVQLEETHPYLVTSVACCHGNTLLAVKPVVEESPSQ, encoded by the exons atggagaaataCGAGCGGATCCGGGTGGTGGGGCGAGGGGCCTTCGG caTCGTGCACCTGTGCCTGCGCAAGGCCGACCAGAAGCTGGTGATCCTGAAGCAGATCCCGGTGGAGCAGATGAGCAAGGATGAGCGGCTGGCAGCGCAGAACGAGTGCCAGGTCCTCAAGCTGCTCAGCCACCCCAACGTCATCGAGTACTACGAGAACTTCCTGGAGGACAAGGCACTCATGATCGCCATGGAATACGCCCCAG GGGGCACTCTGGCAGAGTTCATCCACAAACGCTGCAATTCCTTGCTGGATGAGGACACCATCCTGCACTTCTTCGTGCAGatcctcctggccctgcaccaCGTGCACACCAAGCAGATCCTGCACCGTGACCTGAAGACCCAGAACATCCTCCTGGACAAGCACCGCATGATCGTCAAGATCGGAGACTTTGGCATCTCCAAAATCTTGAGCAGCAAGAGCAAAGCCTACACA GTGGTGGGAACTCCGTGCTACAtctccccagagctctgtgaagGGAAGCCTTACAACCAGAAGAGTGACATCTGggccctgggctgtgtgctCTACGAGCTCGCCAGCCTCAAGAGGGCTTTCGAAGCTGCG AACCTTCCTGCCTTAGTGCTGAAGATCATGAGTGGGACGTTTGCCCCGATCTCAGATCGGTACAGCCCCGACCTGCGCCAGCTCATCCTCAGCATGCTCAACCTGGATCCTTCCAAACGGCCCCAGCTGAACGAGATCATGGCCCAGGCCATCTGCATCCGGCCCCTCCTCAACCTCTACACAGACGTGGGCAGCGTCAAAATGAGGAG GCCTGAAAAACCCTTGGCTCCGGTGCCCACAGTGACCCACAGCCGGACAGAGGGACGGGCAagcagtgccaggcagaggG GTGCCCGACGTGGTTCAGGCAGGACAGGAATCCCCCCTCCCCTGTCATCCATCTACACGTGGGGCAGTGGCATCACCACCCCTCTGCGCCTGCCCATGCTGAACACTGAGGTGGTGCAGGTCTCTGCTGGCAGGACACAGAAGGCTGGGGTCACCAAATCTGGGAGGCTCATCCTCTGGGAG GCTCCTCCcatgggtgctgctgggggtcCTTCTCTCCCAGGAGCCAccgagcagctccagcctcagtTTGTGTCCCGCTTTCTGGAGGGCCAGTCAGGAGTGACCATCAAACACGTGTCCTGTGGTGATCTTTTCACAGCCTGCCTCACAg acaGAGGGATAATCATGACCTTCGGCAGCGGCAGCAATGGCTGTTTGGGGCACGGAAACTTCACGGATGTGAGCCAG CCCAAGATTGTGGAGGCCCTGCTGGGCTACGAGATGGTGCAGGTGGCCTGTGGTGCATCTCACGTCCTGGCGGTCTCCAACGAACGGGAAGTGtttgcctggggcaggggggataaCG GTCGGCTTGGGCTGGGCACCCTGGAGTGCCACAACTGCCCCCAGCAGGTCACAGTCCCTCCAGAGCACGAGGCTCAGAGGGTCATCTGTGGCATTGATTCCTCCATGGTGCTCACAGTGAAGAACCAGATTCTTGCTTGTGGGAGCAACAG GTGTAACAAGCTGGGCCTGGACCGGATCAGCTCAGCAGAGGAGCCTTCCCCAGAGGACCAGGTGGAGGAGGCcactgtgtttgtgtgtgcccAGTCAGCCCCCTTGAACCAAGAGCCCATTGTGTGTGCTGACATTGGTACAGCAcattcagctgctgtcacag CCTCTGGCCACTGTTACACCTTTGGCAGCAACCAGCACGGGCAGCTGGGCACCAACTCCTGCCGCAACAGCCGCGTGCCCCACCTGGTTGTGGGGCTGGAGACCATGAAGGTCACCGTGGTGGCTTGTGGAGATGCCTTCACTGTGGCCATTGGAGCAG ATGGTGAGGTGTGCACGTGGGGGAAAGGAGCCAGGGGACGCCTGGGCAGGAAGGATGAGGAGACAGGAGTGCCAAGGCcagtgcagctggaggagaCACATCCATACCTGGTGACCTCTGTTGCCTGCTGCCACGGGAACACGCTGCTGGCAGTAAAGC CTGTCGTGGAGGAGTCGCCTTCCCAGTGA
- the NEK8 gene encoding serine/threonine-protein kinase Nek8 isoform X2 codes for MSKDERLAAQNECQVLKLLSHPNVIEYYENFLEDKALMIAMEYAPGGTLAEFIHKRCNSLLDEDTILHFFVQILLALHHVHTKQILHRDLKTQNILLDKHRMIVKIGDFGISKILSSKSKAYTVVGTPCYISPELCEGKPYNQKSDIWALGCVLYELASLKRAFEAANLPALVLKIMSGTFAPISDRYSPDLRQLILSMLNLDPSKRPQLNEIMAQAICIRPLLNLYTDVGSVKMRRPEKPLAPVPTVTHSRTEGRASSARQRGARRGSGRTGIPPPLSSIYTWGSGITTPLRLPMLNTEVVQVSAGRTQKAGVTKSGRLILWEAPPMGAAGGPSLPGATEQLQPQFVSRFLEGQSGVTIKHVSCGDLFTACLTDRGIIMTFGSGSNGCLGHGNFTDVSQPKIVEALLGYEMVQVACGASHVLAVSNEREVFAWGRGDNGRLGLGTLECHNCPQQVTVPPEHEAQRVICGIDSSMVLTVKNQILACGSNRCNKLGLDRISSAEEPSPEDQVEEATVFVCAQSAPLNQEPIVCADIGTAHSAAVTASGHCYTFGSNQHGQLGTNSCRNSRVPHLVVGLETMKVTVVACGDAFTVAIGADGEVCTWGKGARGRLGRKDEETGVPRPVQLEETHPYLVTSVACCHGNTLLAVKPVVEESPSQ; via the exons ATGAGCAAGGATGAGCGGCTGGCAGCGCAGAACGAGTGCCAGGTCCTCAAGCTGCTCAGCCACCCCAACGTCATCGAGTACTACGAGAACTTCCTGGAGGACAAGGCACTCATGATCGCCATGGAATACGCCCCAG GGGGCACTCTGGCAGAGTTCATCCACAAACGCTGCAATTCCTTGCTGGATGAGGACACCATCCTGCACTTCTTCGTGCAGatcctcctggccctgcaccaCGTGCACACCAAGCAGATCCTGCACCGTGACCTGAAGACCCAGAACATCCTCCTGGACAAGCACCGCATGATCGTCAAGATCGGAGACTTTGGCATCTCCAAAATCTTGAGCAGCAAGAGCAAAGCCTACACA GTGGTGGGAACTCCGTGCTACAtctccccagagctctgtgaagGGAAGCCTTACAACCAGAAGAGTGACATCTGggccctgggctgtgtgctCTACGAGCTCGCCAGCCTCAAGAGGGCTTTCGAAGCTGCG AACCTTCCTGCCTTAGTGCTGAAGATCATGAGTGGGACGTTTGCCCCGATCTCAGATCGGTACAGCCCCGACCTGCGCCAGCTCATCCTCAGCATGCTCAACCTGGATCCTTCCAAACGGCCCCAGCTGAACGAGATCATGGCCCAGGCCATCTGCATCCGGCCCCTCCTCAACCTCTACACAGACGTGGGCAGCGTCAAAATGAGGAG GCCTGAAAAACCCTTGGCTCCGGTGCCCACAGTGACCCACAGCCGGACAGAGGGACGGGCAagcagtgccaggcagaggG GTGCCCGACGTGGTTCAGGCAGGACAGGAATCCCCCCTCCCCTGTCATCCATCTACACGTGGGGCAGTGGCATCACCACCCCTCTGCGCCTGCCCATGCTGAACACTGAGGTGGTGCAGGTCTCTGCTGGCAGGACACAGAAGGCTGGGGTCACCAAATCTGGGAGGCTCATCCTCTGGGAG GCTCCTCCcatgggtgctgctgggggtcCTTCTCTCCCAGGAGCCAccgagcagctccagcctcagtTTGTGTCCCGCTTTCTGGAGGGCCAGTCAGGAGTGACCATCAAACACGTGTCCTGTGGTGATCTTTTCACAGCCTGCCTCACAg acaGAGGGATAATCATGACCTTCGGCAGCGGCAGCAATGGCTGTTTGGGGCACGGAAACTTCACGGATGTGAGCCAG CCCAAGATTGTGGAGGCCCTGCTGGGCTACGAGATGGTGCAGGTGGCCTGTGGTGCATCTCACGTCCTGGCGGTCTCCAACGAACGGGAAGTGtttgcctggggcaggggggataaCG GTCGGCTTGGGCTGGGCACCCTGGAGTGCCACAACTGCCCCCAGCAGGTCACAGTCCCTCCAGAGCACGAGGCTCAGAGGGTCATCTGTGGCATTGATTCCTCCATGGTGCTCACAGTGAAGAACCAGATTCTTGCTTGTGGGAGCAACAG GTGTAACAAGCTGGGCCTGGACCGGATCAGCTCAGCAGAGGAGCCTTCCCCAGAGGACCAGGTGGAGGAGGCcactgtgtttgtgtgtgcccAGTCAGCCCCCTTGAACCAAGAGCCCATTGTGTGTGCTGACATTGGTACAGCAcattcagctgctgtcacag CCTCTGGCCACTGTTACACCTTTGGCAGCAACCAGCACGGGCAGCTGGGCACCAACTCCTGCCGCAACAGCCGCGTGCCCCACCTGGTTGTGGGGCTGGAGACCATGAAGGTCACCGTGGTGGCTTGTGGAGATGCCTTCACTGTGGCCATTGGAGCAG ATGGTGAGGTGTGCACGTGGGGGAAAGGAGCCAGGGGACGCCTGGGCAGGAAGGATGAGGAGACAGGAGTGCCAAGGCcagtgcagctggaggagaCACATCCATACCTGGTGACCTCTGTTGCCTGCTGCCACGGGAACACGCTGCTGGCAGTAAAGC CTGTCGTGGAGGAGTCGCCTTCCCAGTGA